Proteins found in one Quercus robur chromosome 2, dhQueRobu3.1, whole genome shotgun sequence genomic segment:
- the LOC126715409 gene encoding axial regulator YABBY 5 isoform X1 encodes MSSCIDVAPEQLCYIPCNFCNIVLAVSVPCSSLLDIVTVRCGHCTNLWSVNMAAAFQSMSWQDAQAPHHITPDHRNDYSSSSSSKCNSKIAMRAPITNNATEERVVNRPPEKRQRVPSAYNQFIKEEIQRIKANNPDISHREAFSTAAKNWAHFPHIHFGLMLETNNQAKLDKASEKHLTSRAALLNK; translated from the exons ATGTCGAGCTGCATCGATGTTGCGCCTGAGCAACTCTGCTACATCCCCTGCAACTTTTGCAATATCGTTCTTGCG GTCAGTGTTCCATGCAGCAGCTTGTTGGACATAGTGACCGTCCGATGTGGGCACTGCACCAATCTATGGTCCGTGAACATGGCCGCCGCTTTTCAGTCAATGTCATGGCAAGATGCTCAG GCACCACACCACATCACACCTGATCACAGGAATGACTACTCAAGCTCTTCCTCTTCCAAATGCAACAGCAAGATTGCAATGCGAGCACCAATAACCAACAACGCCACTGAGGAAAGGGTTGTGAATCGAC CTCCCGAGAAGAGGCAGCGAGTACCATCTGCATACAATCAGTTcataaa AGAGGAGATCCAGAGGATCAAGGCCAATAATCCGGATATTAGCCACAGGGAAGCATTTAGTACTGCAGCAAAAAAT TGGGCACACTTCCCTCATATTCATTTCGGGCTGATGTTGGAGACCAACAATCAGGCTAAGCTGGACAAA GCCTCTGAGAAGCATCTAACGTCAAGGGCTGCACTACTGAACAAATGA
- the LOC126715409 gene encoding axial regulator YABBY 5 isoform X2 translates to MSSCIDVAPEQLCYIPCNFCNIVLAVSVPCSSLLDIVTVRCGHCTNLWSVNMAAAFQSMSWQDAQAPHHITPDHRNDYSSSSSSKCNSKIAMRAPITNNATEERVVNRPPEKRQRVPSAYNQFIKEEIQRIKANNPDISHREAFSTAAKNWAHFPHIHFGLMLETNNQAKLDKVSFEKGL, encoded by the exons ATGTCGAGCTGCATCGATGTTGCGCCTGAGCAACTCTGCTACATCCCCTGCAACTTTTGCAATATCGTTCTTGCG GTCAGTGTTCCATGCAGCAGCTTGTTGGACATAGTGACCGTCCGATGTGGGCACTGCACCAATCTATGGTCCGTGAACATGGCCGCCGCTTTTCAGTCAATGTCATGGCAAGATGCTCAG GCACCACACCACATCACACCTGATCACAGGAATGACTACTCAAGCTCTTCCTCTTCCAAATGCAACAGCAAGATTGCAATGCGAGCACCAATAACCAACAACGCCACTGAGGAAAGGGTTGTGAATCGAC CTCCCGAGAAGAGGCAGCGAGTACCATCTGCATACAATCAGTTcataaa AGAGGAGATCCAGAGGATCAAGGCCAATAATCCGGATATTAGCCACAGGGAAGCATTTAGTACTGCAGCAAAAAAT TGGGCACACTTCCCTCATATTCATTTCGGGCTGATGTTGGAGACCAACAATCAGGCTAAGCTGGACAAAGTAAGTTTTGAAAAGG GCCTCTGA
- the LOC126715409 gene encoding axial regulator YABBY 5 isoform X3, whose protein sequence is MSSCIDVAPEQLCYIPCNFCNIVLAAPHHITPDHRNDYSSSSSSKCNSKIAMRAPITNNATEERVVNRPPEKRQRVPSAYNQFIKEEIQRIKANNPDISHREAFSTAAKNWAHFPHIHFGLMLETNNQAKLDKASEKHLTSRAALLNK, encoded by the exons ATGTCGAGCTGCATCGATGTTGCGCCTGAGCAACTCTGCTACATCCCCTGCAACTTTTGCAATATCGTTCTTGCG GCACCACACCACATCACACCTGATCACAGGAATGACTACTCAAGCTCTTCCTCTTCCAAATGCAACAGCAAGATTGCAATGCGAGCACCAATAACCAACAACGCCACTGAGGAAAGGGTTGTGAATCGAC CTCCCGAGAAGAGGCAGCGAGTACCATCTGCATACAATCAGTTcataaa AGAGGAGATCCAGAGGATCAAGGCCAATAATCCGGATATTAGCCACAGGGAAGCATTTAGTACTGCAGCAAAAAAT TGGGCACACTTCCCTCATATTCATTTCGGGCTGATGTTGGAGACCAACAATCAGGCTAAGCTGGACAAA GCCTCTGAGAAGCATCTAACGTCAAGGGCTGCACTACTGAACAAATGA